DNA from Arthrobacter sp. FW305-BF8:
GTGGGCGGCGGGGATCTTCCCGCGGCCGCCCAGGAGTTGGCAGCGCAGGAACTGCAGCCGGCGCGGGCACAGGGCGAGCGTGAGGTGCGGACACCGATCAAGGGTGTCCGCAAGTTCACGGCCGCTGCCATGGTCAGCAGCGCCTTTACGGCACCCCATGTGACGGAGTTCCTCACGGTCGACGTCACCCCGGCCATGGAGTTGCTGGCCAGGCTCAAGGAAAGCACGGCCTTCGCTGGCCACAAGCTCACGCCGCTGACCCTCGTGGCCAAGGCTGTCCTGATCGCATTGCGGCGGAATCCCGGCCTGAATGCGAGGTGGGATGAGGCCAACCAGGAGATCGTCCAGTTCAACTACGTGAACCTCGGCATCGCGGCCGCAACTCCGCGGGGTCTCACCGTTCCCAACATCAAGGATGCGGACCGGCTGGCGCTCGTCGACTTGTCCACCGCGCTCGCAGAACTGACGGATACCGCCAGGGCAGGTAAGACCAGCCCGGCGGACCTCTCGGGCGGCACCATCTCCATCACCAACATCGGTGTCTTCGGGATCGACGCCGGAACGCCCATCCTCAACCCGGGGGAAGCCGCGATCCTCGCCATGGGCGCCGTCCGGAAAACTCCGTGGGAGTACCAGGATCAAGTCGCACTGAGGCAGGTCATGACGCTGAGCCTCTCCTTCGACCACCGGCTGGTGGATGGCGAGCAGGGGTCCAGGTTCCTGGCCGACGTAGGTGCGCTGCTCGCGGATCCCGGCATGGCCTTCGCGCTGGCCTAGCCGCAAGTCATAGAGGTTTGCCTGCCGCCCGGGCTGGAGCGGCAGGCAACCGGCCAGCAGGGTCAGTCGGAAAGCGGGCTGGCCGTCACCAGCAGGGCCGCCAGCGCCATGCTCTCCAGAAGCGGCCGCGCCGACTTGATGGCCATCCGGCTGCCGTGGTTGCGGACGGAGTGCGGCGTGGAGTTGATCAGGCCGAACGTCGCGTGGGCGCGCATGCGGAGGTCGGCCGTGTCTGTTGTGCCATGGATGCGGGCGAGGACGTCCACCCACACTTCCACGTAGCTGCGCTGCAGGGCGCGTACCTGTGCCTGGTCCTCGCTGGTTAGATTGCTGAAATCCCTGTCCTGCACCCGAATCACGTCGGGGTTGCTGAGGGCGAAGTCCACGTGGAACTCCACCAGCCGGTGGAGGGCCGCGGAGGGATCGGCGGCGTCGGAAACCACGTGGCGGCCGCCGTCGAGCAGGTCCTGGCTGACGGTGAGCAGCAGCGCGCCCAGCACCGCCTGCTTTCCGGGGAAGTGGCGGTACACGGCGGGTCCGCTCACGCCTGCGGCTGCGCCGAGGTCCTCGAGGGAGACCCGGTTGAACCCGTTGCCGGCGAAGAGTGTGGCCGCGGCGGACAGGAGCGCCTGCCGGCGGGATTCCTTCGCCCGGCTGCGCTGCGTCGGACCGGTTGTCTCGCGGCCGGCTGCGGCCTGGCCGGGAGCGGTGAGCTCTCGATCTGTGGTGGGCACATTTCCTCCTCGGAACCCAAAGAACTTTACCAACATCCTGTGTTGGACATCACAGTTACTTGAGACTAACCTAATCTCAGTTACGAGGCACTAACCGAAATGCGGCAGGACTGCCGCTGGCAGTGCCCGGGAATGGAAGCGGTCAATGGAGACACTCGCCAGCCGGCTGGATACCGCCGGCAGCGCATTCGAGGCCAACAACCTTGCCCAGCGCGCGCTCGCCGATGAGCTGCGGAAACGTCTTGCGACGGCGGCGCTGGGCGGGCCGGAGAAGTCCCGTGAGCGGCACATGGCGCGGGGCAAGCTGCTTCCCCGCGAGCGGATCGACCGGCTTCTCGACGACGGCAGCCCCTTCCTCGAGATCGCCCCGCTGGCTGCCAACGGCATGTACAACGACGATTCGCCCGGCGCCGGCATCATCGCAGGCATCGGCCTGGTGCACGGCCGCCACGTGCTGGTGATTTCCAATGACGCCACCGTCAAGGGCGGCACCTACTATCCCATGACGGTGAAGAAGCACCTCCGGGCCCAGGAGATCGCGCTCGAGAACCGGCTCCCGTGCATCTACCTCGTTGATTCGGGCGGAGCCTTCCTCCCCAAGCAGGACGAAGTCTTTCCGGACCGTGAACACTTCGGCCGGATCTTCTACAACCAGGCCCGAATGTCTGCTGCCGGGATTCCCCAGATCGCCTCGGTCATGGGCTCCTGCACCGCAGGCGGTGCCTACGTTCCCGCGATGAGCGATGAAACGGTCATCGTCCGCAACCAGGGCACCATCTTCCTGGGCGGGCCGCCGCTTGTGAAGGCTGCTATCGGCGAAATCGTCAGCGCGGAGGAGCTTGGCGGCGGTGACGTACACTCCCGGATCTCCGGCGTCACGGACCACCTCGCCGAAAACGACGAGCACGCCCTGCAGATCGTCCGCGACATCGTTGCC
Protein-coding regions in this window:
- a CDS encoding dihydrolipoamide acetyltransferase family protein, producing the protein MTATMIKEFRLPDLGEGLTESEIVSWKVGVGDTVSLNQIIAEVETAKAVVELPSPFAGVITALHEQPGTVVEVGKPIVSFEVKDDAGNQSAAAVPAEPALPKREPNLVGYGAVVESTGHPVRRQRTLAEPAPVVEPVETRPADTGTPDTNTAERPRSTPPVRKLAKDLGVDLESVPGTGPSGLITRDDVRNFVGGGDLPAAAQELAAQELQPARAQGEREVRTPIKGVRKFTAAAMVSSAFTAPHVTEFLTVDVTPAMELLARLKESTAFAGHKLTPLTLVAKAVLIALRRNPGLNARWDEANQEIVQFNYVNLGIAAATPRGLTVPNIKDADRLALVDLSTALAELTDTARAGKTSPADLSGGTISITNIGVFGIDAGTPILNPGEAAILAMGAVRKTPWEYQDQVALRQVMTLSLSFDHRLVDGEQGSRFLADVGALLADPGMAFALA
- a CDS encoding SACE_7040 family transcriptional regulator encodes the protein MPTTDRELTAPGQAAAGRETTGPTQRSRAKESRRQALLSAAATLFAGNGFNRVSLEDLGAAAGVSGPAVYRHFPGKQAVLGALLLTVSQDLLDGGRHVVSDAADPSAALHRLVEFHVDFALSNPDVIRVQDRDFSNLTSEDQAQVRALQRSYVEVWVDVLARIHGTTDTADLRMRAHATFGLINSTPHSVRNHGSRMAIKSARPLLESMALAALLVTASPLSD